From Populus trichocarpa isolate Nisqually-1 chromosome 19, P.trichocarpa_v4.1, whole genome shotgun sequence, a single genomic window includes:
- the LOC7467407 gene encoding beta-amyrin 28-monooxygenase yields the protein MDLLFPCFLHLSILCISLSLIVLLHKRKFWNSKFPPGKTGWPIIGETWDFMMAARCGTPEKFINDRVGKFSPEVFQTSLLGHNMAVFCGSGGNKFLYSSENKCVTGWLPHPIMKVLFSPEHASNSYKEDSAKLRKFLPEFLKPEPLQHYIPVMDSMAKDHLKADWFPYKQVKVFPLSKTYTFSLACRLFMNIKDPEQVSRLQNHFNLVTKGILSLPLNFPGTAYNRAIKGGNMIREEILGLMKERRELISESKEPEFIDLLTRMLLVTDENAMDDMEIADRVVGLLFGSHDTTSASISMAMYYLAGNPHVYTKVLKEQMEIQKLKAPGELLTWNDIQKMKYTWCVVCEVMRLSPPGQGGFREAITDFSYAGFTIPKGWKVHWSVHSTHKNPKYFPDPEKFDPSRFEGKDIEPYSFVPFGGGPRMCPGKEYARLAILVFMHNVVTQFKWEKVIKDEKIIYMSIPMPACSLPITLHPHKS from the exons ATGGATCTCCTCTTTCCATGCTTCCTTCACCTTTCCATCCTCTGCATATCTCTTTCTCTCATCGTATTGCTACACAAAAGAAAATTCTGGAATTCAAAGTTTCCGCCGGGGAAAACCGGATGGCCGATCATCGGAGAAACATGGGATTTTATGATGGCTGCCAGATGCGGAACCCCGGAGAAGTTTATAAATGACAGGGTGGGTAAATTCTCACCAGAAGTTTTCCAAACATCCCTTCTTGGGCACAATATGGCCGTGTTCTGTGGTTCCGGTGGGAACAAGTTCTTATACTCGAGTGAAAACAAGTGTGTCACTGGCTGGTTGCCACACCCAATTATGAAAGTTTTGTTCTCCCCTGAGCATGCCAGTAACTCTTACAAAGAAGATTCTGCTAAACTGCGAAAATTTCTGCCAGAATTTCTCAAGCCGGAACCTCTTCAACATTACATTCCTGTGATGGATTCCATGGCAAAAGATCACTTGAAGGCAGATTGGTTTCCATACAAACAAGTGAAGGTGTTTCCATTGTCCAAAACATACACATTTTCACTAGCTTGTAGATTGTTTATGAACATCAAGGATCCCGAGCAAGTATCCAGGCTTCAAAATCACTTCAATCTTGTTACTAAAGGAATATTGTCATTACCTTTAAATTTTCCTGGTACAGCTTACAACCGTGCTATCAAAGGAGGAAATATGATTCGAGAGGAGATTCTTGGGCTTATGAAGGAGAGAAGAGAGCTAATATCAGAGAGTAAAGAGCCGGAATTTATTGATTTACTGACTCGCATGCTTCTTGTGACAGATGAGAATGCTATGGATGATATGGAGATTGCTGACAGGGTTGTTGGTTTACTGTTTGGAAGCCATGATACAACCAGTGCTTCGATCTCAATGGCCATGTACTATCTTGCTGGCAATCCCCATGTCTACACGAAGGTCTTGAAAG AACAAATGGAGATTCAAAAGTTGAAAGCTCCAGGAGAGTTGTTGACTTGGAATGATATTCAAAAGATGAAATATACCTGGTGTGTGGTTTGCGAGGTCATGAGACTATCTCCGCCTGGTCAAGGAGGATTTAGAGAGGCCATAACTGACTTCTCTTATGCAGGTTTTACCATTCCCAAGGGATGGAAG GTGCATTGGAGTGTACATTCAACACACAAAAATCCCAAATATTTCCCAGATCCAGAGAAATTTGATCCTTCAAGATTTGAAGGGAAGGACATTGAACCATACAGTTTTGTACCTTTTGGGGGAGGACCTCGAATGTGCCCTGGAAAAGAATATGCTCGGCTGGCGATTCTTGTTTTTATGCATAATGTGGTAACACAATTCAAATGGGAGAAAGTGATTAAAGACGAAAAGATCATATACATGTCTATTCCGATGCCAGCTTGTAGCCTTCCAATTACTCTCCATCCTCACAAGAGCTGA